The Venturia canescens isolate UGA chromosome 10, ASM1945775v1, whole genome shotgun sequence genome segment ctcgagtttctgcaataaaattttcatttttattctcattagGAACTATGCGATTCGATCACTCTCAATCGTCGCTACCTACCCAAAACATTGCGATAATAGTCGGTCAACGACGAGTCCCAATCCGCTTGGAAAAAAGCGAGACTCGCCGGTGTTATGACATCCTcatattttctataaaaatccACGGTGCTCCAATTGCGCTCCAACAATTGAAATCTGTAACGAACCGAACAACCATTTAGGCGGTAATAGCGGTTCGGTTGttggaaatattaaaaaacaatggCTCTTAGGGATTCTCACCGAGATTGTTGCTCTCTTTTGTACTCCGAGTAATCGATGTTATTTTCTTGCTTGtatagaataaaaatgtatctACAATAACCGATCCCTTTGGCCGGAATTGGTCTTGCGTATTCCATCAACAGATCGCCTTTTGATATTTCACTCCCAGGAATATTACCTCTGAAACAACGCCGCCGActtgatttttattccgttaCAATTGTCAGAGATGCGTTTGACAGCGCCGATATTTACTTACACGAACCAGTGACATATCTCTTTACTGGAATCAACAAAATTCCCATCCGGAGTTGTCAGCAGCAAAGTCCACAAAGTATTTTTATCTACGTCGTAAGTTACGCTAGGCTCGATCGCTACGTCTCTAGCTTTCATAAGATTTCCTCTGTGTACAGGGATATACGAATCTTGACTCTGGCTATAGTTTATATTAAGAGGTACTACCGGCATGAAATAAGCATCCCCAAAAAGGTGTTGAAAGATCTCGTAATGATCGGCGATCATAAGAATTTGACTCGGACCGGACAATTGCCACCATTCTTCCTTTGATTTTTCCAAATCGATGTACACTTAAAAATTAGCCAATCCGCATTTTTCCACGTATTACAATATTAATCATTCAATCGCCACGCATAATTATATGAACAGCATGTATTATCGTCGTCTACTTACGTTCCCGTCCACGTGcctttttttccaagtctggATCATGGCGAAGAGTCTTCATTTGGTCGATCCAttgtgacataattttgttcctCGAAGGCAATACGTGTTTGAATCCAATGTCAACGCGAAAATGTAATTCGGGATCTTTCCAATTGATTTCTACTTCAGAAATATAATAGGCGGTTACGAAAGTTCATTAAACTctgaaatcaatcaatattCCTGTCTCCGTTGCGAAGGCTCGCGCTCTAACCTGCAAAACGGTCCTCCAGAGTACGCGCTATACCCGGAGCTTTACCACGTAGTGTATGCGCCAATCGCACTTGTTGATctctcatttttatcaaatcaCCGCATATCCGACGATAAAATTGACTGCTCATTATTATGCCAGCCCCGGACTGCTTCGACCGCGGTCTTTTGTATATACCAACAGCCCCCCAACAGACAAAACAGCCAAAAAGCCCCTAACCCCTAACCTCTAACTCTGTCAAAGGTACGGCAGCAAAGCACGGGACGAGAGCTTCTGCTGCCTGCTGCACTCTGTTGGTTCTGCGCGCGGCACGCGATATTGGCGGCGCGGAAAGCAGATATGGTAGGGACTAGATTGGCCGAAAAGGTAGGGTGAAACAAGGCACAGATGTCGCAATAAGCTTTTTCGTCGATAATTCAGAAATTACAGTCTCGGCGGCATGGGTGTTCTCATTCTCATATGAATACATACGAATAGATACGCTGCACGACGATACGTAATCTACGTAATCTTTCTTGACATTTgaagttatgatccccaaagtgttGGGTGGCCCAGGTGTGCGTATTTCAATTCATTGAGAACCCCTGCCGCCGAGACTGTAATTTCTGAATTATCGACGAAAAAGCTTATTGCGACATCTGTGCCTTGTTTCTACAACTATCTTaccccatttttttcgactagTGACTTTAGCCGACCGGAAATAGTGACGGCGGCCATTTTCGGCCAATCTAGTCGTCCCCCCCCTTCTATCCTGCCGCCGCCTTTTTTTGGTGGACTGTACCG includes the following:
- the mRpL38 gene encoding 39S ribosomal protein L38, mitochondrial isoform X1, which produces MSSQFYRRICGDLIKMRDQQVRLAHTLRGKAPGIARTLEDRFAVEINWKDPELHFRVDIGFKHVLPSRNKIMSQWIDQMKTLRHDPDLEKKARGRELYIDLEKSKEEWWQLSGPSQILMIADHYEIFQHLFGDAYFMPVVPLNINYSQSQDSYIPVHRGNLMKARDVAIEPSVTYDVDKNTLWTLLLTTPDGNFVDSSKEICHWFVGNIPGSEISKGDLLMEYARPIPAKGIGYCRYIFILYKQENNIDYSEYKREQQSRFQLLERNWSTVDFYRKYEDVITPASLAFFQADWDSSLTDYYRNVLETREPNYEYEFPEPHLRKEEWFPKGKPFNLYLDKYRDPKEINKEFLLKKMKKIHPFRAPIAPLRFPNAVAHPKDMPSWLSLETKKERLGWGRINEIA
- the mRpL38 gene encoding 39S ribosomal protein L38, mitochondrial isoform X2; amino-acid sequence: MSSQFYRRICGDLIKMRDQQVRLAHTLRGKAPGIARTLEDRFAEINWKDPELHFRVDIGFKHVLPSRNKIMSQWIDQMKTLRHDPDLEKKARGRELYIDLEKSKEEWWQLSGPSQILMIADHYEIFQHLFGDAYFMPVVPLNINYSQSQDSYIPVHRGNLMKARDVAIEPSVTYDVDKNTLWTLLLTTPDGNFVDSSKEICHWFVGNIPGSEISKGDLLMEYARPIPAKGIGYCRYIFILYKQENNIDYSEYKREQQSRFQLLERNWSTVDFYRKYEDVITPASLAFFQADWDSSLTDYYRNVLETREPNYEYEFPEPHLRKEEWFPKGKPFNLYLDKYRDPKEINKEFLLKKMKKIHPFRAPIAPLRFPNAVAHPKDMPSWLSLETKKERLGWGRINEIA